ttctccataaCCAGATTTGAAAGCATCTGATGAAATGCTCATTTCTCAAGCCAGAGATGTTTAGAAGTGAGAAGAGCAGACGACTCACCAAAGACAGTCCTGGCAGGGACGGATTCTCTGTTGAGCCAGAAAGACACTTGGGAGAGGATGACTGTCATGATGCAGGGTAGATATGTCTGGATCACAAAGTAACCAATTTTCCTCTTCAGGTGGAAGTGGGTTGTCATCACAACATACTCTCCTGTAGTGAGCATAAGAGATGTAGTCAGTAAGAATGCACAGATAAACCTTAAAATTAGATGttaaggaaatatattttatatatccctagttttaaaaaaaaaatggattgatGTGCTCAGTTTAAGTATAGTTGAGATATATTGGCATGGTTGTGGATGTCATCCGTcaaaaaaaaccctcaataCCAAGTAGTGTTGCACGGTGCACCGATACTAGAATGGTCGCGATACCCTGCCGTTAAAAACGATTCCCCTATTTCATTAGTACCGGTACTTTAAGAATGACACTGTTTAAAACATGTCCTGTGAGTGTTCAGCGCTCTGCTTCCACTTCCTGCTGCCGTGACTGTGCCTCCCCTCTCATGCACGCTCTAACTGTCATATCTATTGACAAAATTAGAGCGTGTCTGCAAGTGCGAGTGCTATTGCCGATGATTCTCGGCTTGTTGACAGAAAAGACGCAAGAAACGACATTTTGAAGTATTTTGGATACATctctgctgacggagaacacgcaGCTCTACGGTCACCGCCGCCGCAGCTCCGCCCTTTGTGACGGGACCAGTGCGCGGAGCAAAACACgtacttcaagttaaagacctAACACACTTAACTATCTCATCTACATCTGGAACTAGCTAAACTACtaatacatatgtttattcttcactgtcgagtcactcattactggatcattgagctgcatgagacggatacgactggctgtcaggagagggagaggggaaaagagagcacTCCATTTATTTCTCCTGTGTTATTTTCTAAAGTTAATGTACACTTATGAACAAGGTAGTTCATCTACTATAAGTACTTTGTTTGACTGATTCCACCCCAGCTAGCGTCACTCCAAACAGGTCACCCATTTTATGCTGTCACTAATTTTTGCCGCTATCAATGAAGAAAACctgtggaaaaaaagacatgatgCCCAGTAGGGAAATTATGAATCTAGGGCATGGCATGTCATTTGTAAAGCGTCAAACTGATGCCACTGACGTTGAACTGTTGCAGCTGTGTCGAAATGGACACTTTCAGACCTGTAGTTGGTTCAGTGATTCTTCCTGTATTACTTTATATGTAGGGAATGACTTTCTTCTGAGCTTTTTTGACTGGGCAATGTGGTGTAAACATTGAATTGAAATGCAAacgttattattattttttttcacagtaAATAGTATCATTCTGATTTCTAAAACCTACCTGTGCTGGACTGCACCACACCGGAATCCACACTTTGCCCCATCAGATCGTACTGGTTTAATCTGGACCCATCCTCTGCCACCACCACGGACTGGGCAGCCCCTCTGGTCCACACATACACCACCTCTGCTCGAGTGTAGGCATCTGGAAGTAAGGACGGAGATAAAAGTTATAAATGATTTTGCTGCTGGTTGTCTGTTGTCACGTGTTGCCTTGCAGGTTATATTTTTGGAGTTGCTAGGGATGCCAGTTGaaggaaaaacagacacatcTGAAGTGCGGTTTTCCACTACAATCCCCTAGTTTTATTTGAACTCATCTTGTCTTCTCTCATCTCGTCTAGTCTGCTCTCAACTTAATTCTGCCTGTATTGTCTCATTTGCTATTTAAgcacattattttgttttaccttGTTAGAGTGTCTGCTAACCTCATCTCCACTGTTTTATGTAATACTCCTCAGCTCGTCCTGTCTCatattttgttgtcttttttcaaaCGTTTAAGCATTTTGTGATGTGATGTCTTTTCGCATCACGTCATGTCCTCCCCCCTActtgtaagaaaacaaacaaacaacctcCCAACAGGTCAACATGACCTTAAAACAGCAAAGTCAGTCTTTTTTCCCCTCCGGCCACCCAACCTGTCAAAGCTGCAGTGTGGCTCGACCACTGCAGAGGAAAGGATGGCTCGACTGCAGACTGCAGCATACGGAGGAGAGCTCATCACTGAAATATTTAGGGAGTGAGTTCAATTTAAAGGGGGGTTGATGCTAGGTCCTCTCACTCACGCTGTGCAGCTGTCTGAAGAATAGCCCAGAGACAGTGTGACGTTTGCTTCTCTTTCacttttgctgttattttgtcTGCTTTCTACTCTCtagtttttcctctctgttcttgtCTGCTGCCTCAATCACTCTATATCTTGTTATGTCTTCTCAACGATGATGCAGGGTAGGGGTAGCTGTCAGCGGTGAGCAGCTGGTGTGATGCTCTGGAAACATTACAAAGAGTGCTGCCTCGGATAAACACAGGTCTGTGCGCTGCACGCCTGCCAGGGTCTTGCAGGGTCTTTCAGGGCCTGGCAGGGTTGAATGGGGGTGGCCAGAGGGGACTTGGCGGACAGCTCCTCTGGGAGAACAGCTGTTACCACACTGTCATCTCTTATCTGGGACTGGTGTGGGCTCACGCTTCCAGTTAGATGAACTAGTGACAGTGTGTCAGAGaggcatgtgtctgtgtgttgtgcatTTGTAGGTAaggttgtgtgtgagtgcagcgGAAACTTACAGCTGCCAAATTTTAGTGGACAGGCATGGGCATCCATTGGGAAGTCTTCCAGGTGCATGGGACATTCTGCTCTTACTGTAAGCCTAGAGAGATTCATACAGACATGGATATTGAATTAGAAAAAAGGAAGCGGATTGGAAGAATTAGGGCACAACAATTACAATTACAATAtattacttatttttgttttctaaatctCTGCACCAAACAGTCAAACAGCAGCTATGCTTTTCCCCAAACGAACAGAAACGCTCCAGTTCCCTGAGCTGTGGGTTTCTATTTCCTGACAGCTTGGTGAAAAACAGCTCGTCAGGCCACCCGTGACACACTAATCTCCCGTCCATCCCTCATCTCGCTCATCTGTGACAGCAATATGGGCTccgcctccacctcctccccctgctgGATAACAtgctaaaacaaatgttttacaatcCTTGACTCAGACACCTCACATCAGCATcaccctgcagtgtgtgtcaaGGTTTGTACCGTCTCTGAGGCTTTTATTTACCCGCATTGTGCTGAAGGAAACAGAGGTGCTACGACTTGTTCTAAAGTCAGCTCAGCTGGTCATACACCTTATCTTCCTGCTCACAACTGTCCTGTAGAATCCCCAAAGTGATAAATCACGACAGGATAAAACTATTTCATTTTTCCTGGTGAACACTACAATGGAAAAATGACAAATTGTTATGAATGTATGTGGTACACAGAACTTATAAATGGCTGACTACAATCCTAGAacaatatgtaatatataattatatataaaatatagagtacaaatatacatttagaaGACTACTGAATCATCTTGGTGTAAGGAGGACCATATATGCAGCACTATGATAATACAGTCTATTTGTACAGGTAGAAGCAATCTACCTcagaagattttttttgttgttgtcctaTTAATAAACATCCAAGATTAAAACCAACAATACATTGATCTTACAAGTGAAGCTAAAGCtagaaaacccttttttttctctgcgccaaacatattttaaaaggtcCCAAAACTATTAAGAACACATCAATAAACATCACCCTTTGACTGGGTGACATTTTCCTTCATTACCATGCATATAGGCCCTGAAATGTATCATTACTCAATTCCACACACACCATTCTGGTGCCATAGTGACGTATTAGTACACTACATGTGTATCTACCCACAGCTGAAAATGGTGCATATATAATGCACTATTTAGTTCACTTTGAGTAATGTTAGACTTTCAGTATCTGCTCCAAACCAGTTCAATCTCTGGTTCGTCTTAAAATCTAGTCAGCCTACCTCATGGTGTACAGCAGAGTTCCTTCCTCTGTAATTCGCAGCAGCTTGTTTGGCATGGTCATGTTGTGAGCCACGGACTTCTTGCCATTGTGGAAGAAGGTATCGGGGGTCCAGATCTTGCTGGCCATCAGGTTGTTGAGACGTAGCACGGCCATGGGGCCTTTGAACTTTAACCTTTCATCCTTCCAGCTCTGTCTGAAGAACACATCAATAGTGTACTCCTATGGGTGCACAGTAAGGagtagagaaaaataaaagtcaagaaggaaacaaaaaatattCCCCCCAAACCCGGTGGCTGTTTTATTTCCACCTCCATCTACTACTGTGGGCTCAAAATGCTGAGTaaccttattttttaaaaaccttttttagcaatgtttcttttactgttcCTCATGTCACTTTGACTTTCTCATGTTAGTCTTGGCCTTGTTTCCCTGCTGGTAGCTGTCTCTTTGTGTTAAAGACTTTGACAAATATAGGGAGGATCTTGTGGATGGAGGTGCATGGTTTCCTGGCTGGTATCTTTTCTAAAAGAATGCCTCTGATGTTAAGTATAGTAATTGTTCTCTATTTTAATTTAGTTATATGTGGGGTAGCTTATTCCATAATATTTCA
This Eleginops maclovinus isolate JMC-PN-2008 ecotype Puerto Natales chromosome 11, JC_Emac_rtc_rv5, whole genome shotgun sequence DNA region includes the following protein-coding sequences:
- the gabra1 gene encoding gamma-aminobutyric acid receptor subunit alpha-1 isoform X1, whose amino-acid sequence is MAVLRLNNLMASKIWTPDTFFHNGKKSVAHNMTMPNKLLRITEEGTLLYTMRLTVRAECPMHLEDFPMDAHACPLKFGSYAYTRAEVVYVWTRGAAQSVVVAEDGSRLNQYDLMGQSVDSGVVQSSTGEYVVMTTHFHLKRKIGYFVIQTYLPCIMTVILSQVSFWLNRESVPARTVFGVTTVLTMTTLSISARNSLPKVAYATAMDWFIAVCYAFVFSALIEFATVNYFTKRGYAWDGKSVVPEKQKKKKESLLKKNNTTAYPAATATAFAPNIARDPGLATIAKSAPPPPTEPKEEPKPKPPEAKKTFNSVSKIDRIARIAFPLLFGTFNLVYWATYLNKKPKLQGMDPH